Proteins from one Candidatus Nitrospira nitrificans genomic window:
- a CDS encoding cyclic peptide export ABC transporter: MPFGRFLRFIVQRSSSMAWLMLGVGVLSGLLSAGVLAFINYVLHHPSDHSPLVVLGFVALVAGKILAHLGSQVLLVRFSQDTILDLSLSLCAKIVRAPLLRSEQRGASHILVTLTDDVSWVTWAIQCFPNFLMNGALVLGCGIFLAWLSWSVFLGVLGVAVVSVLVHQWLHTSVRNIIAASRDARAELFQRFRSLTDGLKELLMHRARRREFIEEDVRGAAELYRKTNLEATRIQALLGAWNQVSLYFLIGFIIFLFPSFGLISPEALTGYIVAMIYMMGPISTIISVAPTLERGQVALENIERLGISLDVSPEDLRTSDVVDPEPGIPPIVQWTDVVFSYGADNGADTPFTLGPISLELCPGELVFIIGGNGSGKSTLVKVLSGLYQPVRGDIRLAGTTITDENREWYREHFSVIFSDFYLFKKLLGQSDSHVQRLAPQYLRLLHLDQKVTVRDRAFSTLDLSQGQRKRLALVTAYLEDRQIYVFDEWAADQDPQYKEVFYKTLLPDLRARGKTVIVITHDDRYFHLGNQIIKLDDGKVVEHVRTGKERLRSQG; the protein is encoded by the coding sequence ATGCCCTTCGGACGATTTCTCCGCTTTATCGTGCAACGGTCGAGTTCCATGGCTTGGCTCATGCTCGGTGTCGGGGTTCTGTCCGGACTGTTGAGCGCCGGAGTCTTGGCGTTCATCAATTATGTTCTCCATCATCCCTCCGACCATTCTCCTCTTGTAGTGCTGGGGTTCGTCGCTCTTGTCGCCGGCAAGATTCTGGCCCACCTCGGATCACAGGTTTTACTCGTCCGCTTTTCACAAGACACAATTCTGGATCTCTCATTGTCGCTCTGCGCAAAGATTGTGCGGGCTCCGTTGCTTCGTTCCGAGCAACGAGGAGCCTCGCATATTCTAGTTACCTTGACGGATGACGTCAGTTGGGTCACATGGGCGATCCAATGTTTCCCGAATTTCCTCATGAACGGAGCGCTCGTGTTGGGCTGCGGAATCTTCCTTGCTTGGTTGTCCTGGAGCGTATTCCTAGGAGTGCTCGGAGTCGCTGTCGTGAGCGTCCTCGTACATCAGTGGTTGCACACCAGTGTCCGCAACATCATTGCCGCATCCCGGGATGCAAGAGCCGAGCTGTTTCAACGATTTCGCTCGCTCACCGATGGACTGAAGGAGCTGCTGATGCATCGGGCTCGGCGACGGGAGTTTATAGAGGAGGACGTACGAGGAGCGGCAGAACTCTACCGAAAGACGAATCTGGAAGCGACGCGAATACAAGCCCTGCTTGGAGCCTGGAATCAGGTCTCCCTCTACTTCCTCATCGGGTTCATTATATTCCTCTTTCCATCTTTTGGGCTCATTTCTCCTGAGGCGCTTACCGGATACATCGTCGCCATGATCTATATGATGGGTCCCATTTCAACGATCATCAGCGTCGCACCGACGCTCGAGCGCGGCCAAGTGGCATTGGAAAATATTGAACGATTGGGTATATCACTGGACGTCAGTCCGGAGGACCTCCGGACGAGCGACGTAGTGGACCCAGAGCCGGGGATCCCTCCGATCGTGCAATGGACCGATGTCGTCTTTTCTTACGGAGCGGACAATGGGGCCGACACGCCCTTCACCCTGGGCCCCATCAGTCTAGAGTTATGTCCGGGCGAATTGGTGTTCATCATCGGAGGGAATGGAAGCGGGAAATCCACCCTCGTGAAAGTGCTGTCAGGGTTATATCAACCCGTGCGGGGAGACATACGACTGGCCGGCACAACGATCACCGATGAAAATCGAGAGTGGTACCGTGAACACTTCTCAGTCATATTTTCCGACTTTTACCTCTTCAAAAAGCTTCTCGGCCAATCAGACTCTCATGTCCAGAGGCTCGCCCCCCAATATTTGCGATTGCTGCATTTGGATCAGAAAGTCACGGTACGCGATCGCGCCTTCTCGACCCTCGATCTCTCTCAAGGGCAACGCAAGCGGTTGGCGCTTGTGACGGCCTACCTGGAGGATCGCCAGATTTATGTGTTCGATGAATGGGCGGCGGATCAAGACCCACAGTACAAGGAAGTGTTCTACAAGACATTGCTTCCTGACCTGCGTGCGCGAGGGAAAACGGTTATCGTTATTACTCACGATGATCGCTATTTCCACCTCGGCAACCAGATCATTAAACTGGATGACGGGAAGGTTGTGGAGCATGTGAGGACGGGAAAAGAGAGGCTTCGCTCTCAAGGATGA
- a CDS encoding non-ribosomal peptide synthetase, with protein MSKLPPLTIYNLSDLFEHRCRQQPEELAYALLRDNLEIESQLTYAQLEGTVHSLAGRLAHVARPGTRALLLYPQGLDAACALWACVYAGVVPVPAPAPDPIRRKHALPRLRSIIEDAQVSLVLTTSSIMALSSELAIADEAGPITWIATDQPHTSVDAVESPRPHRNALAYLQYTSGSTATPRGVMISQGNVLAHCRALSLAGGVADNSRSLCWLPYFHDYGLLHGIIAPFYAGIPAYLMSPVTFLRRPLRWLDAVSRFGITHSGGPNFSYEACLRAARQQTEWRADLSTWLVASCGAEPIHPNTVEQFINTFGRYGFRRTTFAPAYGLAEATLLVTVKRAGAEPSFLHVEAGALADSIVKESPASAQGTRTLVGCGEPLEETHVRIVNPVTHAECPSGVVGEVWLAGTGIGTGYWGKPEETDATFNAALAGSSEGPYLRTGDLGFLRRGELFLTGRLKDLIIVRGRNYYPHDLEWSAQQAHPGLRRGYGAAFSIEDKTGERVVLVHEIEKQVPESDLAEVAGCIRRALADEYELEIHAVALIKSGTIPRTSSGKIQRGACKAAFEAGRLAVVGSSTLESDRNAETDVISSESPQTSAETRLAEIWQEVLGGPLPHRHANFFALGGNSLLAAQVVARILDVFHIELPLSVLFECSTLSALAARIGEPSTSPDDTDRAAERRGDAGSDGGTRIPLVPHPSASTREGRIPLSPSQQRLWFLEQVHPGSAINHISMSARIRGSVNPDVLERSVRAIAGRHEILRTRFESERGEGFAEVSGEAIVTIRRQDFQTSDPADQDIQVRQFLRAERSHPFNLRQGPLFRVTLLSLQHDVHVLALTFHRLVADGWSLRIFWKELALLWEAGGDVQKALLPTLTVQYADYADWQRTRLEQGLREVHRAYWIRQLSGARPPVELPIDRQRPRVRTFEGGARSRSLSPELSADLDHFCQRQNLTTFMVLYAVFATWLHRYTQESDVVVGSIVAGRRRRELEDVMGYCVNTVALRAELSDGLTGQELLKQIRRVVVQAYDHQELPFEEVIEALSLQRERSLSPLFNVMIVCEDDPLATFTVKDLEVAHLPWEPTASEFDLVLMVVNKADGLDLAFLHDSTIFDDSTVDRMLGQLEILLEEFLKKPEARLDQLSLLTAEERRNVLLTWNEPPSPASGIHALIEAQAERTPQAPAVTYGDQTLSYQELNRRANQVAHALQKLGVGADIPVGLCVERSVEALVGLLGILKAGGGYVPLDPSSPGHRLQLMLEDAHISIVVTQAHLRNHLHSYRGQIHDVETLSLPTGNGADEENPARSISPDQLAYIIYTSGSTGQPKGVAVTHRSLVTSLHARLQYYPDPVSRFLLTFSLAFDGSVTGIFWTLLHGGELVIPSETAHRDPTELAALIEHHRISHVVWVPSLYHAVLGETLSAQLDSLRVVITAGESLPLELVRRHYQLLPHATLYNEYGPTESTVWCSVYRATREEAGARVPIGKPIDHMQLYVLNAGLQPMPIGVPGELYIGGACLARGYVNQPQLTQERFLANPYVAGARLYRTGDLARYRADGNVEFLGRVDQQVKLRGYRIELGEIEYVLSNFPGVHHAAVLLRQDKPDQHRLVGYVAGESSLREKLDQVRGHLATRLPHYMVPSVVLWLDTMPLSATGKVNRHALPAPEHTTGQASARMAPRNQVEESLAELWKSVLQVPEAGIHDHFFEQGGHSLLATQLVSRIRELFEVDISLPALFERPTIAALAEEVARSRQREQASVMPPIIPLPRDQPLPLSYSQQRMWLMYQLAPESTAYNMPFASRQMGRLNKSALRSTIDAICHRHEAFRTTFMMKGEGPVQTIHAFRPPHWVEVDLTQRPLEQRQQEAIRLVEEEANQRFDLEKGPLARFLLIEIEPEDHVLVLTMHHIIGDQWSFGVLGHEFAFFYNAFSRGELPSPKPIPLQYADYAAWQRRSLTDDWLSAQSAYWQKKLAGLSKLSLPIDHPRPVVQTFNGSHSMLELPTSLIERLKQFSAEHNATVFMTLLACFQILLRRYSGQTDVAVGSPIANRTQSAVESIIGSFVNTLVLRTDLSGDPTFIELMTRVRETALEAYTNQDFPFDKLVEIMHSSRDQSSAPLVQVLFNVPNAPIGEINVQGLSWVPFEVETQAAQFDLSLTIETEFSRRAYLTFNTDLFEHQTAERMLGQYKLLLQSALANPQSKLSELPTVTASERRQMLQEWNRTEREYPQSECFPQLFEAQVKRTPDAVALSMGQKALRYAELNAKANQLAGYLRALGAKPGVTVGIGLDRSLEMVIALLAVLKTGAAYVPLDPEFPRDRLRYMSENASLAVVLTSASLADRFDAQVCHLLCLDREEERIAQEADDNLGPIATPHDLAYVLYTSGSTGQPKGVEIPHRALVNFLSSILREPGCAAHDIMLSVTTISFDIFGLELYAPLLAGARVEIAGRTVAMDGRQLRDLCETVQPTIMQATPATWRMLIETGWRGSNRLTVLCGGEALPSDLAASLLERSVALWNMYGPTETTIWSTIEKIERTDREITIGRPIANTDVYILDQFLQPVPIGVSGELYIGGHGLARGYRGRPDLTEERFIPHPFSQKPLARLYRTGDLARYRPDGRIVHLGRLDHQVKIRGYRIELGEIETALSRHHAVRQTVVTARDDRQGTKQLVAYVVCHDGHGPNQQELRLFLRSEIPEYMVPSLFVFLTALPLTANNKVDRNALPSPASSLADGQVHSGPRDRTEVQLTALWQQVLEVQKVGIHDNFFDLGGHSLKAAHLFFLLEQVYGRRLPLAMLFQAPTIAEFASKLSQEQWTPSWQSLVAMQPSGNAIPIFMVPGVGGNVLVFAQMAKLLGPDQPSYGLQARGLDGKEAPFTSVPEMANHYLAEIRSIHPNGPYIILGSCTGGLIAYEMARQLIRQGQSAALVMMDTWHPSSYRPHRYRWPKRVGLPLFMLWRTMSTIRRLFSLPVKDWSSFIKHKHERLKSLSRSETPHDDLAANFQVERVTRATLQAVARYAVRKYPGRILNIVASKRHVAETVTDTRHVWPEFGGAGSKAVQVAATNSGQLLVTPHVEEVTKHLRAFLAEDTHNKSAPLANVI; from the coding sequence ATGTCTAAACTTCCTCCTCTGACGATCTACAACCTCTCTGATCTCTTCGAGCATCGATGCCGGCAACAGCCGGAGGAGCTTGCCTATGCGCTTCTTCGCGACAACCTCGAGATTGAAAGTCAGCTGACCTATGCTCAACTCGAAGGGACCGTGCACTCGCTGGCCGGCCGTCTCGCACACGTGGCTCGACCGGGAACCAGAGCCCTTCTGCTCTACCCTCAGGGACTCGATGCCGCCTGCGCTTTGTGGGCATGTGTCTATGCCGGTGTTGTGCCGGTTCCCGCTCCGGCTCCCGATCCCATCAGGCGGAAACATGCTCTGCCCAGACTGCGCAGCATTATCGAGGATGCCCAGGTGTCGCTGGTTCTCACGACTTCAAGCATCATGGCTCTGTCTTCGGAGCTTGCGATCGCCGACGAGGCGGGTCCGATCACGTGGATCGCAACAGATCAGCCCCACACTTCAGTCGATGCGGTTGAATCGCCACGGCCTCACAGGAACGCCCTGGCCTATCTGCAATATACTTCAGGATCGACGGCTACTCCTCGCGGTGTCATGATCAGCCAGGGCAATGTACTTGCTCACTGCAGGGCCTTGAGTCTGGCCGGAGGAGTGGCGGACAACAGCCGGTCCCTCTGCTGGTTGCCCTATTTCCATGACTATGGATTACTGCACGGAATCATCGCGCCGTTCTACGCCGGCATTCCCGCCTATCTGATGTCGCCCGTCACGTTCCTCCGGCGGCCATTACGCTGGCTCGATGCGGTGTCTCGATTTGGGATTACCCACAGCGGGGGACCGAATTTTTCCTATGAGGCTTGCCTCAGGGCTGCGCGCCAACAGACGGAGTGGCGAGCTGACTTGAGCACGTGGCTGGTCGCCAGTTGCGGCGCCGAACCCATCCATCCAAATACGGTCGAGCAGTTTATCAACACCTTTGGTCGATATGGCTTCCGGCGAACGACGTTTGCCCCGGCATATGGACTCGCTGAAGCCACGCTCTTGGTGACGGTGAAAAGGGCGGGAGCGGAGCCGAGCTTCTTGCACGTTGAGGCCGGCGCATTGGCCGACTCGATCGTCAAAGAGTCTCCTGCCTCAGCACAGGGCACGCGGACATTGGTCGGATGCGGGGAGCCTCTCGAAGAGACGCATGTACGGATTGTGAATCCTGTGACTCACGCCGAGTGCCCATCCGGCGTGGTGGGAGAGGTGTGGCTGGCCGGAACCGGGATCGGCACCGGATACTGGGGCAAACCAGAAGAAACAGACGCCACATTTAACGCCGCTCTCGCTGGGTCGAGTGAGGGTCCCTATTTACGAACCGGTGATCTGGGATTTCTCCGCCGCGGAGAACTGTTCCTGACCGGACGGCTCAAAGATCTGATCATCGTGCGTGGACGGAACTATTATCCCCATGATCTGGAGTGGTCGGCCCAGCAAGCACACCCCGGCTTGCGGCGAGGATATGGAGCGGCCTTCTCGATCGAGGACAAGACCGGAGAGCGTGTGGTGCTGGTCCATGAGATCGAGAAGCAGGTGCCTGAATCCGACCTGGCGGAGGTGGCGGGCTGCATCCGTCGCGCGTTGGCTGACGAATATGAACTCGAAATCCACGCGGTGGCGCTGATCAAGTCCGGCACGATTCCAAGAACCTCCAGCGGAAAAATTCAGCGAGGCGCCTGCAAAGCCGCCTTCGAGGCCGGCCGGCTCGCCGTCGTCGGATCGAGTACGCTGGAGTCCGATCGAAACGCTGAGACCGACGTGATATCGAGCGAGAGTCCACAAACCAGCGCCGAAACAAGGCTGGCCGAGATCTGGCAAGAGGTGCTTGGAGGACCCCTTCCGCACCGCCACGCGAACTTCTTCGCGCTCGGCGGCAATTCGCTCCTTGCCGCACAGGTCGTTGCGCGTATCCTCGACGTCTTCCACATTGAGCTCCCTCTCAGCGTGCTGTTCGAATGTTCGACCTTGTCCGCGCTGGCCGCTCGGATCGGTGAACCGAGCACGAGTCCGGATGACACGGACCGGGCCGCGGAGAGGCGTGGGGACGCAGGCAGCGACGGCGGGACTCGAATACCCCTCGTTCCGCATCCCTCGGCATCTACAAGAGAAGGCAGGATTCCGCTCAGTCCTTCTCAACAGCGACTGTGGTTCTTGGAGCAAGTGCATCCCGGGAGCGCGATCAACCATATTTCCATGAGCGCGCGCATCCGGGGGTCGGTCAACCCCGACGTGTTGGAGCGATCGGTGCGCGCCATCGCCGGTCGTCATGAGATTCTTCGAACTCGTTTCGAATCGGAGCGGGGCGAGGGATTTGCGGAAGTCTCCGGCGAGGCGATCGTCACAATAAGACGGCAAGATTTCCAAACATCGGACCCTGCGGACCAAGACATTCAGGTGCGGCAATTCCTACGGGCGGAGAGGAGCCACCCGTTCAACTTGCGCCAAGGGCCGTTATTCAGAGTGACCCTGCTGTCGCTTCAGCACGATGTGCATGTCCTGGCGCTGACATTCCACCGCCTCGTCGCCGACGGGTGGTCTCTCCGCATCTTCTGGAAGGAGCTGGCCCTTCTATGGGAAGCAGGTGGTGATGTTCAAAAGGCCCTACTGCCCACATTGACCGTTCAGTATGCGGACTATGCCGATTGGCAGAGAACCAGACTTGAGCAAGGCCTTCGTGAAGTCCATCGAGCCTACTGGATACGGCAATTGAGCGGCGCCCGGCCGCCCGTTGAGCTACCGATCGATCGTCAGCGGCCTCGCGTGCGCACGTTCGAGGGAGGCGCGCGGTCCCGATCGCTCTCCCCGGAGCTTTCAGCCGACCTCGATCATTTCTGCCAGCGCCAAAACCTCACGACGTTCATGGTGCTGTATGCCGTCTTTGCGACGTGGCTCCATCGTTACACCCAAGAGTCCGATGTCGTGGTTGGATCGATCGTGGCCGGCAGGCGTCGGAGAGAACTCGAAGACGTGATGGGATATTGCGTCAATACGGTGGCGTTGCGGGCTGAACTTTCGGATGGGCTGACAGGACAAGAGCTATTGAAGCAGATACGCCGTGTGGTGGTGCAGGCCTACGACCACCAAGAACTCCCGTTTGAAGAGGTGATCGAGGCGCTGTCGCTACAGCGTGAGCGGTCACTGTCTCCGCTCTTCAACGTGATGATCGTGTGTGAAGACGACCCCTTGGCCACGTTCACCGTCAAGGATCTTGAGGTCGCTCATCTCCCCTGGGAGCCGACGGCGTCGGAGTTCGACCTTGTGTTGATGGTGGTCAACAAGGCGGATGGCCTGGACTTGGCGTTTCTCCATGATTCCACGATTTTTGACGACTCGACGGTGGACCGAATGCTGGGACAGCTGGAGATCTTGCTTGAGGAATTCCTCAAGAAACCTGAGGCCCGTCTTGACCAACTTTCATTGCTGACCGCCGAGGAGAGACGGAACGTTCTCCTCACCTGGAACGAGCCGCCCTCCCCGGCTAGCGGTATCCATGCACTCATCGAGGCACAGGCGGAGCGGACTCCCCAGGCACCCGCTGTCACCTATGGAGACCAAACCCTCAGCTACCAAGAGCTGAATCGACGGGCAAATCAAGTGGCGCACGCGCTCCAGAAGTTAGGGGTCGGCGCGGACATCCCAGTGGGTCTTTGTGTCGAGCGCTCGGTGGAGGCCCTCGTGGGTCTCTTGGGCATTCTCAAAGCAGGGGGTGGGTATGTCCCCCTGGATCCATCCTCCCCCGGTCATCGCCTCCAACTCATGCTGGAGGACGCTCACATTTCCATCGTGGTCACGCAGGCGCATCTCCGTAACCATTTACATAGCTATCGCGGCCAGATCCATGATGTAGAAACCCTTTCTCTACCCACAGGAAACGGGGCGGACGAGGAGAACCCCGCGCGTTCCATTTCCCCGGATCAGCTCGCCTATATCATCTACACCTCGGGCTCGACGGGACAGCCCAAGGGTGTGGCCGTGACACACCGCAGTCTGGTGACCTCTCTTCATGCCAGGCTTCAGTACTATCCGGACCCGGTCTCCCGATTCTTGCTGACCTTCTCGCTGGCCTTTGATGGGTCTGTGACAGGCATCTTTTGGACGTTGCTGCACGGGGGGGAATTGGTTATTCCATCGGAAACCGCCCATCGCGACCCCACGGAGCTGGCGGCGCTCATCGAGCATCATCGCATCTCGCACGTCGTGTGGGTCCCGTCTTTGTACCATGCCGTGCTGGGCGAAACGTTGAGCGCTCAGCTGGACTCGCTTCGTGTCGTCATTACTGCCGGCGAGAGCCTGCCACTTGAACTCGTGCGACGACATTACCAGCTCCTGCCCCATGCCACGCTGTACAACGAATATGGCCCGACGGAATCCACGGTCTGGTGCAGCGTGTATCGCGCGACTCGTGAGGAAGCCGGAGCTCGGGTACCGATCGGTAAACCCATCGACCATATGCAACTCTATGTGCTGAATGCCGGTTTGCAGCCGATGCCCATCGGCGTGCCGGGAGAACTCTATATCGGAGGAGCGTGTTTGGCCCGCGGCTATGTCAACCAGCCGCAGTTGACCCAGGAGCGGTTTCTTGCGAATCCCTATGTAGCCGGCGCCAGACTGTATCGGACCGGTGATCTGGCTCGGTATCGCGCCGACGGCAACGTGGAATTTCTTGGACGGGTGGATCAACAAGTCAAGCTGCGTGGCTATCGCATCGAACTGGGGGAAATTGAATATGTGCTGAGTAACTTTCCGGGTGTGCATCACGCCGCGGTGCTGCTTCGTCAGGACAAACCGGATCAACACCGGTTGGTCGGCTATGTCGCCGGCGAGTCGTCGCTCAGGGAAAAGCTCGACCAGGTTCGCGGTCATCTGGCGACTCGACTCCCACACTATATGGTGCCATCCGTCGTTCTGTGGCTCGACACGATGCCGCTCAGCGCCACCGGAAAAGTGAATCGCCATGCGCTTCCCGCTCCGGAACACACAACCGGTCAAGCGTCCGCCAGAATGGCTCCGAGAAATCAGGTCGAGGAATCCCTGGCCGAGTTGTGGAAATCCGTGCTTCAAGTCCCGGAGGCCGGCATTCACGATCATTTCTTCGAGCAGGGAGGCCACTCGCTCCTGGCGACCCAGCTCGTCTCCAGAATCCGTGAACTCTTCGAGGTTGATATCTCGCTTCCGGCGCTGTTTGAGCGACCGACGATTGCGGCATTGGCCGAAGAAGTGGCGCGATCGCGCCAGAGGGAGCAGGCGTCCGTAATGCCGCCGATCATTCCGTTGCCCAGAGATCAGCCGCTCCCTCTGTCCTATTCTCAACAACGCATGTGGCTGATGTATCAGCTGGCTCCAGAGAGCACGGCCTATAACATGCCGTTTGCGTCGAGACAGATGGGACGGCTCAATAAATCAGCCCTTCGGAGCACGATCGACGCCATTTGTCACCGCCATGAGGCTTTTAGAACGACGTTCATGATGAAGGGTGAGGGACCGGTCCAAACGATCCACGCCTTTCGCCCTCCCCATTGGGTGGAAGTAGATCTTACGCAGCGGCCTCTCGAACAACGGCAACAGGAAGCGATTCGGCTTGTGGAGGAGGAAGCCAACCAGCGGTTCGACCTTGAGAAAGGCCCGCTGGCGCGGTTCCTCTTGATCGAAATCGAGCCGGAGGACCATGTGTTGGTGCTCACGATGCACCATATCATCGGAGACCAGTGGTCATTCGGAGTCCTCGGCCATGAGTTTGCGTTCTTCTACAATGCCTTTTCACGAGGCGAACTTCCTTCTCCAAAACCGATCCCTCTTCAGTATGCCGACTATGCAGCGTGGCAACGACGCTCTCTGACCGACGACTGGCTCAGCGCGCAATCGGCGTATTGGCAGAAGAAGCTGGCCGGTCTGTCCAAGCTCTCGTTGCCGATTGATCATCCACGACCCGTCGTACAAACATTTAATGGCTCCCACAGCATGCTGGAGTTGCCCACGTCGTTGATTGAACGGCTGAAGCAATTCAGCGCGGAACACAATGCGACGGTGTTCATGACCCTGTTGGCTTGCTTCCAGATTCTCTTGCGTCGCTATTCCGGCCAAACCGACGTGGCCGTCGGCTCTCCCATCGCCAACCGAACTCAATCCGCGGTCGAGTCGATCATCGGCTCGTTCGTCAATACACTCGTTCTCCGTACCGATCTCTCCGGCGATCCGACGTTTATCGAGTTGATGACCCGGGTGCGAGAAACGGCGTTGGAGGCCTATACCAATCAGGACTTCCCGTTCGACAAATTGGTCGAGATCATGCACTCCTCTCGCGACCAGAGCTCTGCCCCCCTGGTGCAGGTGCTCTTCAATGTCCCGAATGCTCCGATCGGGGAGATCAACGTCCAAGGGTTGAGTTGGGTGCCGTTCGAGGTGGAGACGCAAGCCGCGCAATTCGACCTCAGTTTGACGATCGAGACGGAGTTCTCCCGCAGGGCCTATCTGACGTTCAATACCGATCTCTTCGAGCATCAGACCGCTGAACGGATGCTGGGACAGTATAAGCTCCTCCTCCAGAGTGCATTGGCCAATCCTCAGAGCAAGCTGTCCGAGCTCCCGACCGTGACGGCGTCCGAGCGCCGACAGATGTTACAAGAGTGGAACCGCACGGAAAGAGAGTATCCACAGTCTGAGTGTTTTCCTCAGCTGTTTGAAGCTCAGGTCAAGCGGACGCCCGACGCCGTTGCGTTGTCGATGGGACAGAAGGCACTGCGGTACGCTGAGCTCAATGCCAAGGCCAATCAGCTGGCAGGCTATCTGCGAGCCCTGGGCGCCAAGCCTGGCGTAACGGTGGGTATTGGGCTCGATCGATCCTTGGAGATGGTCATTGCGTTGCTGGCCGTGCTTAAGACCGGCGCGGCCTATGTGCCTCTCGACCCTGAGTTTCCACGAGATCGACTCCGGTATATGTCGGAGAACGCCTCCCTCGCCGTCGTGCTGACATCCGCTTCCCTCGCCGATCGGTTTGATGCCCAGGTCTGCCACTTGCTGTGCCTGGACCGCGAGGAGGAGCGCATCGCGCAGGAAGCAGACGACAATCTAGGGCCGATCGCGACGCCTCACGACCTGGCGTATGTTCTGTATACATCCGGTTCCACAGGACAGCCCAAGGGCGTGGAAATTCCGCACCGCGCCCTTGTGAACTTCTTGAGTTCGATACTGCGAGAGCCGGGATGCGCCGCTCACGATATCATGCTCTCCGTTACGACGATCTCCTTCGATATCTTCGGCTTGGAACTCTATGCGCCGTTGCTGGCCGGCGCCCGTGTCGAGATCGCCGGTCGAACGGTTGCGATGGACGGACGACAATTGCGTGATCTCTGTGAAACTGTCCAGCCGACGATCATGCAAGCGACCCCTGCCACATGGCGCATGCTGATTGAGACAGGATGGCGGGGCAGTAACAGGCTGACGGTACTCTGTGGAGGGGAGGCTCTTCCTTCGGATCTTGCGGCGTCATTGCTGGAGCGGAGCGTTGCCTTGTGGAACATGTATGGTCCGACTGAAACCACGATTTGGTCCACGATCGAGAAAATCGAACGGACTGATCGAGAGATCACCATCGGTAGACCAATTGCCAATACGGATGTGTATATCTTGGATCAATTCCTGCAACCGGTTCCGATCGGAGTTTCCGGTGAGCTCTATATCGGAGGCCATGGGCTGGCCCGGGGCTATCGGGGAAGGCCTGACTTGACGGAAGAGCGGTTCATCCCTCATCCATTTTCTCAGAAGCCTCTTGCGAGACTCTATCGAACGGGAGACTTGGCGCGGTATCGCCCGGACGGACGCATCGTGCATCTCGGTCGATTGGATCACCAGGTCAAGATCCGAGGGTATCGGATCGAATTGGGTGAGATCGAGACGGCGCTGAGCCGTCATCACGCTGTCCGTCAGACCGTCGTTACCGCGCGGGATGATCGGCAAGGCACGAAGCAGTTGGTGGCATATGTGGTCTGCCATGATGGCCATGGTCCAAACCAACAAGAACTTCGCTTATTTCTTCGATCCGAGATTCCGGAGTATATGGTCCCCTCTCTCTTTGTCTTTCTGACGGCCCTACCCTTGACGGCCAATAACAAGGTCGACAGGAACGCGTTGCCGTCGCCGGCCTCCTCGCTCGCCGATGGGCAGGTTCACAGTGGTCCCCGTGATCGAACGGAAGTTCAACTCACAGCCTTGTGGCAGCAGGTATTAGAAGTCCAAAAAGTCGGGATCCACGACAACTTTTTCGATCTCGGCGGCCATTCACTCAAAGCCGCCCACCTCTTTTTTCTTCTCGAACAGGTGTACGGAAGACGCCTTCCGCTCGCAATGTTGTTTCAAGCGCCGACCATTGCGGAGTTCGCGTCCAAACTTTCACAGGAGCAGTGGACACCGTCATGGCAATCGCTTGTCGCCATGCAGCCGAGCGGAAACGCCATACCGATATTCATGGTGCCCGGAGTAGGGGGTAATGTCTTGGTCTTTGCTCAGATGGCAAAGCTGCTGGGTCCGGATCAGCCGTCCTACGGATTACAGGCACGAGGACTGGACGGGAAAGAGGCGCCGTTTACATCGGTGCCGGAGATGGCGAACCATTATCTTGCAGAAATCCGCAGCATTCACCCCAACGGTCCCTATATCATCCTTGGTAGCTGTACCGGTGGACTGATCGCGTACGAAATGGCGAGGCAACTGATCAGGCAAGGGCAATCCGCCGCACTGGTAATGATGGATACCTGGCATCCCTCCTCCTATCGTCCACATCGTTATAGATGGCCGAAGAGGGTTGGGCTGCCCCTGTTTATGCTGTGGAGAACGATGAGTACTATTCGCAGGCTCTTCAGTTTGCCCGTCAAAGACTGGAGCTCATTTATCAAGCATAAACACGAGAGACTCAAGTCGCTGTCACGAAGCGAAACCCCTCACGATGACTTGGCTGCCAATTTCCAAGTCGAACGTGTAACCCGAGCCACGCTCCAAGCTGTGGCTCGCTATGCCGTTCGCAAATATCCCGGTCGTATTCTCAATATCGTGGCGTCGAAGCGGCATGTAGCCGAGACGGTGACGGATACCCGTCATGTCTGGCCGGAGTTCGGCGGCGCAGGGAGCAAGGCCGTGCAAGTGGCAGCGACCAATTCAGGACAGCTCCTTGTCACACCGCATGTTGAAGAGGTGACCAAGCACCTCCGGGCCTTCCTTGCCGAGGATACTCACAACAAGTCAGCTCCGTTGGCGAACGTCATTTAG